A genomic region of Choristoneura fumiferana chromosome 15, NRCan_CFum_1, whole genome shotgun sequence contains the following coding sequences:
- the LOC141435638 gene encoding uncharacterized protein, whose product MNEVLVNKMLKFLGSVLLLVAILGVQCERKRFNIDDIKDFSAVIESGPLRFIKRVLICSNEEASEQIMEHRLDIFTLFPNMTIEFLDVRQCPHEIRSDRHGDKSILAVIAPEPFDDIPDSEVPIYFYEAPYFLENLDAYSNNIPALIDWRPLKHAFTHFFEQQGWIRIAIVSDNSPYSAAFEEELVGHFNEKQLVYNVQRCVETLHHDCDFKEALQFIIDNNALIVVANVDARNAWVLLKQAREHGVTRKNEFIWLARDWPFVNVSKKELFDISPIISLTLAPLMKETANPELHSKATRGPHLARILQGLTLVEDAVRHTKRYRIDHFYRDIAKHMNSAIIKDTYDARAFIRKIDVNDKSEVLTIVVANSQLVTSVTTVNNSTPKVYDVIDCKIMRSNVFTDPCNDFWISLIVLVVLLFILLLFLIIHVYVRYFAYFENVSNARKTN is encoded by the exons ATGAACGAAGtgttggtaaataaaatgttgaaattccTTGGATCTGTTTTACTTCTGGTGGCGATTCTGGGGGTACAGTGTGAAAGAAAAAGATTTAATATCGACG ATATCAAAGACTTCTCAGCAGTAATCGAATCTGGACCTTTGCGATTTATCAAAAGGGTGCTAATATGCTCCAACGAAGAGGCGTCGGAACAAATCATGGAACATCGCTTAGATATCTTTACTTTATTTCCCAATATGACCATAGAGTTCCTTGACGTCAGGCAATGTCCTCACGAGATCAGAAGCGACCGACACGGGGACAAATCCATACTAGCAGTGATAGCTCCAGAGCCTTTCGACGATATACCAGACTCAGAAGTTCCTATATATTTCTACGAAGCACCGTATTTTCTAGAAAATTTAGACGCTTATTCCAATAATATTCCCGCTCTTATTGACTGGCGACCGTTGAAACATGCATTCACCCATTTCTTCGAGCAGCAAGGTTGGATTAGGATTGCGATCGTTTCTGATAACTCGCCGTACAGCGCTGCGTTTGAAGAAGAGCTCGTCGGTCACTTCAATGAGAAGCAGTTGGTGTATAATGTACAGCGATGTGTGGAGACACTCCATCACGATTGTGACTTTAAAGAG GCTTTGCAATTCATAATAGATAATAATGCGTTAATAGTGGTGGCGAATGTTGATGCAAGGAATGCATGGGTGCTATTGAAGCAGGCGAGAGAACACGGCGTGACGAGAAAGAACGAGTTCATCTGGCTAGCCCGAGACTGGCCTTTTGTAAATGTATCCAAG AAAGAGCTATTCGACATAAGCCCAATAATATCGCTAACGCTCGCTCCATTGATGAAAGAAACGGCTAACCCTGAGCTTCACAGCAAGGCCACTCGTGGGCCCCACCTGGCCAGGATCTTGCAGGGGCTGACTCTGGTGGAGGACGCTGTGAGACACACCAAGAGATACCGTATTGATCACTTCTACCG aGACATCGCGAAGCACATGAACAGTGCCATAATAAAAGATACATACGACGCGCGGGCGTTTATTCGCAAAATTGACGTAAACGACAAGAGTGAAGTCCTCACCATTGTCGTCGCCAACAGCCAGTTGGTAACCAGCGTTACCACCGTCAACAACTCCACCCCGAAGGTTTACGATGTGATAGACTGTAAAATTATGAGAAGCAATGTCTTCACCGATCCCTGTAACGATTTCTGGATCAGCTTAATTGTGCTTGTCGTGCTGCTGTTCATACTTTTGTTATTTCTTATAATACATGTCTACGTTCGTTATTTTGCCTATTTTGAAAATGTGTCAAATGCGAGGAAGACAAACTAG
- the LOC141435641 gene encoding uncharacterized protein, which yields MGSKFHIFLWLSLMWSSCSELELDLDMDMTTEDTSARSTGQLALAPSCAAVRPTSRDIVRRFYAILPYFDKEKANTLFLHKLRATINSMSEGDDVLDREAAFYAAVLSPVIFLQQYRDTWCLLERFHRALRLYQTSHPAEKRSALKLLQNLRAVNSKVRSFISNLPGPLVPTRSTPPPEFDEEEIRDHKDIRYLKELIKNLGR from the exons ATGGGATCTAAATTCCATATTTTTCTTTGGTTATCTTTAATG TGGTCATCATGTTCGGAGCTAGAACTGGATTTAGATATGGATATGACGACAGAGGATACTTCTGCGCGCTCGACCGGGCAGCTTGCACTCGCGCCGTCCTGCGCAGCCGTGAGGCCCACCTCCAGAGACATCGTTAGGCGCTTCTATGCTATACTGCCTTA TTTTGACAAAGAGAAAGCCAACACCCTCTTTCTACACAAGTTGCGAGCCACAATCAACTCCATGTCAGAGGGAGACGACGTGCTAGACAGAGAAGCAGCATTCTACGCTGCGGTGCTGAGTCCTGTCATATTTCTACAGCAGTACCGGGACACCTGGTGTTTGCTGGAAAGG TTCCATCGAGCGTTACGGTTATATCAAACTTCGCACCCAGCAGAAAAGCGATCAGCTCTGAAACTGCTTCAGAATCTGCGGGCAGTCAACTCAAAG GTCCGTTCCTTCATCAGCAACCTACCGGGCCCGTTGGTGCCAACGCGGTCCACCCCTCCCCCCGAATTCGACGAGGAGGAGATCCGCGACCACAAAGACATCCGGTACCTCAAGGAGTTGATTAAAAATCTTGGCCGATAA